The Triticum dicoccoides isolate Atlit2015 ecotype Zavitan chromosome 6A, WEW_v2.0, whole genome shotgun sequence genome has a window encoding:
- the LOC119316238 gene encoding transcription termination factor MTERF8, chloroplastic-like, whose product MLRLRESIVSHILSSPSAPAISPLRRLLSAAAAPISPNPGGFAVEDYLVDTCGLTRPQALKASPKLSHLKSPANPNSVLAFLSGLGLSSADAAAVVAKDPLFLCVGVERTLGPVVDGLAGLRLSRPDIARLVSLVRSNFRCRSVVSKVHYYLPLFGSLDNLLRAVRRSSYLLSSDLDKVISPNVEFLRECGLGDCDIAKLCYRVPRMLTTNPERVRAMAACAERLGVPRGSGMFREALHAVAFLSEDKIADKVDYLKKTIKWSDTEVAIALSKAPVLLRKSKDLLTRRSEFLLSELGLEPAYIARRPVILYYSLEGRLRPRHYVLKFLKETGLADRDWSFYNVVTRTEKDFVDKYICPHKEAAPHLAQDYATACKGEVPTNFRFLLEPKVG is encoded by the exons ATGCTCCGCCTGCGGGAATCCATCGTGTCCCATATCCTCTCTTCACCCTCCGCCCCGGCCATATCCCCGCTCCGccgcctcctctccgccgccgcggcccccatTTCTCCGAACCCCGGTGGATTCGCCGTCGAGGACTACCTCGTCGACACCTGCGGCCTCACCCGGCCCCAGGCGCTCAAGGCCTCCCCGAAGCTCTCCCACCTCAAGTCCCCCGCCAACCCCAACTCCGTCCTCGCCTTCCTCTCCGGCCTCGGCCTCTCCAGCGCCgatgccgccgccgtcgtcgccaaaGACCCGCTTTTCCTCTGCGTCGGCGTGGAGAGGACCCTGGGCCCCGTCGTCGACGGGCTCGCCGGCCTCCGCCTGTCGCGTCCCGACATCGCCCGCCTCGTCTCGCTCGTCCGCAGCAACTTCCGCTGCAGATCCGTCGTCTCCAAG GTGCACTACTACCTGCCCCTCTTCGGCTCCTTGGACAACCTCCTCCGTGCGGTCCGGCGCTCATCCTACCTTCTCTCGTCGGACCTGGACAAGGTTATCAGCCCCAATGTCGAGTTCCTGCGGGAGTGCGGGCTAGGTGATTGCGATATTGCCAAGCTGTGTTACCGTGTGCCGAGGATGCTGACCACCAACCCGGAGCGCGTCCGGGCAATGGCGGCGTGCGCCGAAAGATTAGGGGTTCCCAGGGGCTCCGGCATGTTCAGGGAAGCGCTGCACGCCGTCGCATTCCTCAGTGAGGACAAGATTGCTGACAAAGTGGATTATCTCAAGAAGACCATCAAGTGGTCCGATACTGAGGTGGCCATTGCTCTGTCTAAGGCTCCGGTGTTGCTGAGGAAGTCCAAAGACCTGCTTACGCGCAGGTCTGAGTTCTTGCTATCCGAACTAGGGTTGGAACCGGCCTACATTGCTCGTCGGCCGGTGATACTCTATTATAGCCTGGAGGGCCGGCTCAGGCCTCGACACTATGTTTTAAAGTTTCTCAAGGAAACTGGATTGGCCGATCGCGACTGGAGCTTCTATAATGTGGTCACGAGGACCGAGAAGGATTTCGTGGACAAGTACATATGCCCTCACAAGGAAGCTGCGCCACACCTCGCTCAAGACTATGCAACCGCTTGCAAAGGGGAGGTGCCAACTAATTTCAGATTTTTACTTGAACCAAAAGTGGGCTGA
- the LOC119314942 gene encoding uncharacterized protein LOC119314942 translates to MLRLRERIVSRLLSFSSTSTSAPATPPLRRLLSVVAATIPPSRGFAVEDYLVDSCGLTRAQALEASTKLSHLKSPANPNAVLAFLSGLGLSSADVAAVVAKDPLFLCAGVERTLGPVVAGLTGLGLSRTEIARLVSLAHCRFRRRSIVSKMHYYLPLLGSFHNFIRALKCSPYLLARDLDTTVKPNVAFLQECASDLDIAKLTMVIWGMLTSDLERLQAMVTCAEGIGVPRGSGMFRTALHAVAFQSEEKITAKLEYLKKTFRWSDTQVRNAVSRAPMLLGRSKDALQRRSEFLLAEVGLEPVCIAYRPIILCLSLEGRVRPRCYVVKFLNKNGLLDRDLSFHTAVMKTEKDFVEKYICPHKEAAPHLAQDYATACKGEVPENFRFT, encoded by the coding sequence atgCTCCGTCTCCGAGAGCGCATCGTTTCCCGTCTCCTCTCTTTCTCCTCCACATCCACCTCCGCCCCGGCCACCCCCCCACTCCGCCGCCTCCTCTCCGTCGTCGCGGCCACCATTCCCCCGAGCCGAGGATTCGCCGTTGAGGACTACCTCGTCGACAGCTGCGGCCTCACCCGAGCCCAGGCACTCGAGGCCTCCACGAAGCTCTCCCACCTCAAGTCCCCCGCCAATCCCAACGCCGTCCTCGCGTTCCTCTCCGGCCTCGGCCTCTCCAGCGccgatgtcgccgccgtcgtcgccaaAGACCCGCTTTTCCTCTGCGCCGGCGTGGAGAGAACCCTGGGCCCCGTCGTCGCCGGGCTCACCGGCCTCGGTCTCTCGCGTACTGAGATCGCCCGCCTCGTCTCGCTTGCCCACTGCCGCTTCCGGCGCAGATCCATCGTCTCCAAGATGCACTACTACCTGCCCCTCTTGGGCTCCTTCCACAACTTCATCCGGGCGCTCAAGTGCTCACCCTATCTTCTCGCGCGGGACCTTGATACGACGGTCAAACCCAATGTCGCCTTCCTGCAGGAGTGCGCCTCCGACCTGGATATTGCCAAGCTGACCATGGTTATTTGGGGGATGCTGACCTCCGACCTGGAGCGCCTCCAGGCGATGGTGACATGCGCCGAAGGTATAGGCGTGCCCCGTGGCTCTGGGATGTTCAGAACTGCGCTACATGCTGTCGCATTCCAAAGCGAGGAGAAGATCACCGCCAAACTCGAGTACTTGAAGAAGACGTTCAGGTGGTCTGATACCCAAGTGAGGAATGCTGTGTCTAGGGCTCCAATGCTGCTGGGCAGGTCAAAGGACGCACTGCAGCGCAGGTCCGAGTTCCTGTTAGCTGAGGTGGGGCTGGAACCCGTGTGCATTGCTTATCGACCGATAATTCTCTGTCTTAGCCTGGAGGGCCGGGTCAGGCCCCGGTGCTATGTTGTAAAGTTTCTCAACAAAAATGGATTGCTAGATCGCGACCTGAGCTTCCATACTGCAGTCATGAAGACCGAGAAGGATTTCGTCGAAAAGTATATATGCCCTCACAAGGAAGCTGCGCCACACCTCGCTCAAGACTATGCAACCGCTTGCAAAGGGGAAGTGCCAGAGAATTTTAGATTTACATGA
- the LOC119318889 gene encoding uncharacterized protein LOC119318889, with the protein MLRLRECVVSRLLSSPSTSSSAIFPLRHLLSAAAAPISPGFAVEEYLVATCGLTRPQALKAFKKLSHLKSPAKPNAVLAFFSGLGLSGADAAAVVTKDPLFLRTKVDKTLAPKVVGLTGLGLSSPDIACLVSLTPDCFRSRNIVSKLHYYLPLFGSFHNFLRLLKRSPRLLSWDLNKVVKPNVVFLRECGLGDCDIAKLCIHAPRMLSTNPERVRVMVACVEGIGVPRGSGMFRQALCAVTFQSEEKIAAKMEYLKTTFRWSDAEVSMAVRKYPGVLRKSKESLKHRSEFFFSEVGLEPAYIAYRPALLSYSMEGRNRPRYYVIKFLKANGLLDQYRDYYSIVMLSEKVFVEKFICPHKEAAPHLAEDYATTCKGEVPTNFRFT; encoded by the coding sequence ATGCTCCGCCTCCGCGAGTGCGTCGTTTCCCGTCTACTCTCTTCACCCTCCACCTCCAGCTCTGCCATCTTCCCACTCCGCCACCTCCTCTCCGCAGCCGCAGCCCCCATTTCCCCCGGATTCGCCGTGGAGGAGTACCTCGTCGCCACCTGCGGCCTCACCCGACCCCAAGCCCTCAAGGCCTTCAAGAAGCTCTCCCACCTCAAGTCCCCCGCCAAACCTAACGCCGTCCTCGCCTTCTTCTCCGGCCTCGGCCTCTCCGGCGCCGATGCCGCCGCCGTCGTCACCAAAGATCCGCTGTTCCTCCGCACCAAGGTGGACAAAACCTTGGCCCCTAAGGTCGTCGGGCTCACTGGCCTAGGTCTCTCGAGTCCTGACATCGCctgcctcgtctccctcacccccgACTGCTTCCGCTCCAGAAACATCGTCTCCAAGCTGCACTACTACCTGCCCCTCTTCGGCTCCTTCCACAACTTCCTCCGGCTGCTCAAGCGCTCACCCCGCCTTCTGTCATGGGACCTCAACAAGGTGGTCAAGCCCAATGTTGTGTTCCTGAGGGAGTGCGGGCTAGGTGATTGTGATATTGCCAAACTGTGTATCCATGCGCCGAGGATGCTCAGCACCAACCCGGAGCGCGTCCGGGTGATGGTGGCATGCGTGGAAGGTATAGGCGTGCCCCGTGGCTCTGGGATGTTCAGACAAGCGCTATGCGCTGTCACATTCCAAAGCGAGGAGAAGATTGCCGCCAAAATGGAGTACTTGAAGACCACGTTCAGGTGGTCTGATGCCGAAGTGAGCATGGCTGTGCGCAAGTATCCGGGTGTGCTGAGGAAGTCAAAGGAATCTCTGAAGCACaggtccgagttcttcttctctgaggTGGGGCTGGAACCAGCGTACATTGCTTATCGTCCTGCGTTGCTCTCTTATAGCATGGAGGGCCGAAACAGACCCAGGTACTATGTTATCAAGTTCCTTAAGGCAAATGGATTGTTAGATCAGTACCGGGACTACTATAGCATAGTCATGCTGAGTGAGAAGGTATTTGTGGAGAAGTTCATATGCCCTCACAAGGAAGCTGCACCGCACCTCGCTGAAGACTATGCAACAACTTGCAAAGGGGAGGTGCCAACTAATTTCAGATTTACTTGA
- the LOC119314249 gene encoding uncharacterized protein LOC119314249, translating into MLRLRECFVSRLLSSPSTPTYAIFPLRRLLSAAAPHISPNPSGFAVEDYLVDTCGLTRPQALKASTKLSHLKSPANPDAVLAFLAGVGLSGADVAPVVAKDPQILCAKVDKTLAPVVDGLTGLGLSPSDIARLVSLAHSGFRCRSVVSKLHYYLPLLGSFHNFLRLLKRGGSHLLSSDLDKVVKLNVVFLRECGLGDCDIAKLCVPVPRMLTTNRERVRAMVACAERLGVPRGSGMFRQALQAVAFLSEDKVAAKLDYLKNTFRWSDAQVSIAVRKFPSVLRNSKESLNHRSEFLFFEVGLEPVYIAHRSDILSYSMEGRLRPRYYVIKFLKQNGLLDRDLSLYSAVKMTEKAFVEKLICPHKEDAPHLAEDYAAACKGEVPANFRFI; encoded by the coding sequence ATGCTCCGCCTCCGAGAGTGCTTCGTTTCCCGTCTCCTCTCTTCACCTTCCACCCCCACCTATGCCATCTTCCCACTCCGccgtctcctctccgccgccgcgccccacaTTTCCCCAAATCCCAGTGGCTTCGCCGTGGAGGACTACCTCGTCGACACCTGCGGCCTCACCCGACCTCAAGCCCTCAAGGCCTCCACCAAGCTCTCCCACCTCAAGTCCCCCGCCAACCCCGACGCCGtcctcgccttcctcgccggcgtcggcctctccggcgccgacgTCGCCCCGGTTGTCGCCAAGGACCCGCAGATCCTATGCGCCAAAGTGGACAAAACCCTGGCTCCGGTGGTCGATGGGCTCACCGGCCTCGGCCTGTCGCCTTCCGACATCGCCCGCCTCGTCTCGCTCGCCCACAGCGGCTTCCGCTGCAGATCCGTAGTCTCCAAGCTGCACTACTACCTGCCCCTCTTGGGCTCCTTCCACAACTTCCTCCGGCTGCTCAAGCGGGGAGGATCCCACCTTCTGTCATCCGACCTCGACAAGGTTGTCAAGCTCAATGTTGTGTTCCTCAGGGAGTGCGGGCTAGGTGATTGTGATATTGCCAAGCTGTGTGTCCCTGTGCCGAGGATGCTGACCACCAACCGGGAGCGCGTCCGTGCGATGGTGGCATGTGCTGAAAGATTAGGCGTGCCGCGTGGCTCTGGGATGTTTAGGCAAGCGCTGCAGGCTGTCGCGTTTCTCAGCGAGGACAAGGTCGCCGCCAAATTGGACTACTTGAAGAATACGTTCAGGTGGTCTGATGCTCAAGTGAGCATTGCTGTGCGCAAGTTTCCGAGTGTGCTGAGGAATTCAAAGGAATCTCTGAACCACAGGTCCGAGTTCCTGTTCTTTGAGGTGGGGCTGGAACCCGTGTACATTGCTCATCGATCGGACATACTTTCATATAGCATGGAGGGCCGACTCAGACCCCGCTACTATGTTATCAAGTTTCTCAAGCAAAACGGACTGCTAGATCGTGACCTGAGCTTATATTCCGCGGTCAAGATGACTGAGAAGGCATTTGTGGAGAAGCTCATATGCCCTCACAAGGAAGACGCACCACACCTCGCTGAAGACTATGCAGCAGCTTGCAAAGGGGAAGTGCCAGCTAATTTCAGATTCATATGA